The following nucleotide sequence is from Armatimonadota bacterium.
AATGCCTCAAACAATTGAAGCAATTGACCATGCTCGTGCGGCCGGCGTGCCAATACTGGTTGCTATAAATAAAATTGACAAACCGGAAGCAAATATTGACAGAACCAGGCAACAATTGGCAGAGCATGGTTTGGTGGTTGAGGAATGGGGCGGCGACACAGTAGCAGTCCAAATATCTGCCAAAGAAAAACAAGGGTTGGATGAACTTCTTGAGATGATTATCCTTGTAAGCGAACTGCAGGAGCTCAAGGCTGACCCAAACGGCCCATTAGATGCCACCGTTATCGAAGCAAAACTTGACCGTGGCAGAGGTCCTGTTGCTACCGTGCTTGTTAAAAGCGGTACCCTTAAAGTTGGAGATTCGATTGTTGTTGGAGAATCGTATGGCAAAATAAAGCTTATGTTAGATGACCGCGGCCATCGAATCTCAAAAGCAGGTCCATCTACCCCTGTTGAAATAGCGGGCTTATCTTCAGTTCCAGAGGCTGGAGACAAAGTTGAAGTAGTTAAAGATGAAAAAGAAGCAAGGCAAATTGCTGAAAGCCGAATAGAGGAGCAACGAGAAGCAAAGCTGGCGGCAACTCAGCGTGTTACGCTTGCTGACTTATATCGCCAACTACGCGAAGGCGTGGTTAAAGAGTTAAATGTAATTCTTAAAGGTGACGTACAAGGTTCGGTTGAAGCAATTTCACAATCGCTAAACAAACTTTCTACTGAGGATGTGCGATTGAATATTATACACACTGGCGTAGGCAACGTTACCGAATCTGACGTCCTGCTTGCGTCAGCCTCCAATGCAGTTATAATCGGTTTTAATGTAAAGATTGACCCACAAGCAAAGCGCATGGCCGAATCTGAAGGAATCGATGTTCGACTTTACCGCGTAATATACGAGCTACTAGATGATGTAAAAAGTGCCATGCAAGGGCTCCTCGAACCTATTAAAAAGGAGATAATCATAGGTCATGCTGAGGTGCGTGCCACATTTAAGCTTCCACGTGGCGTTGTTGCCGGATGCTATGTAACAGATGGCAAAATGGAACGAGGCGCCGAAGCACGTATTCTTCGCAATGGAAAAACGTTGCATACAGGCAGAATTGCATCTTTGAGGCATCTTAAAGAAGACGTGCGTGAGATGGCTGCCGGTTTTGAATGCGGAATAATAGTTGACGGATTCAGCGAATACGAAATTGGTGACGTTGTAGAGGCTTATACCATACAAGAGGTTACTCCTGGTTAGCAATATAACCATAAGGCAATTCTTTTTAAATCGAAGTGATAGACTATGATAGTTGGAATACTTACAATAGACCTTTTGGTAGTAGGAAGCAATTCGTTGAAAGAAAAACGTCACGTAGTAAGAAGCCTGCTTGACAATATTAGAAACAAATTCAACGTGTCAGCGGCGGAACTTGATAGTCTCGACTCCAGACGACGTGCAGTCATAGGCGTTGCATGCATTAGCAACGATAGGGCTATTGCTAACACCATGTTAAATAAGGCGCTGGGCTTAGTTGAAAGCGATCCCAGAGCAGCAATCGAAAGATCACATCTCGAGTTCCTATAAGGGGTTAAAACCAATGCCCGATAGGCTTGAGCGTGTAAAGGAGCTCCTTAAGAGCGAAATAAGCGAGATAATCAGGCGGGAAATAAAAGATCCTCGGCTTGGTTTTGTAACAATTACCGATGCAGAGGTCTCAAAAGATCTTCGGCATGCCAAAATATTTATTAGCGTTTTAGGCGATGAACAGAAAAAACAAGAGACGCTAAACGTTCTTCAATCAGCCGCTGGTTTTATTCGGGGCGAGTTTGGCAGACACGCCAGGATGAAAATAATACCCGAAATTACATTCAAGCTGGATACAACAGTTGAGCGTGGCGCGCGCATATTTGAACTGCTGGAACAGGTGAAACGGGATGAAGAGCAACCTCCAAGCGGTAACTGAGATTCTTAAAAGTAAGAAGAGTTTCCTGATAGGCGGTCATGTCAGCCCCGATGGAGATTCATTGGGATGTATGTGCGCTCTGGGAATAGCCCTTGAACGGATGGAAAAAAAAGTCGTACTTCTTAGCGCAGACGGTGTCCCAGAACTCTATAGTTTCCTTCCGATAAGCAACAAAGTCATTAAAACGGCGCCGGTACGTTCATGTTTTGAAGTTGGAATAGTAATTGATTGCGAGGACATAAGCAGGCTTGGACAAGTTGAGGAAGCTTTTCGCTCATGTGAAACTATTATAGAAATAGACCACCATCCAAACCTAGACCGAAATGGAAATCTTCAATTAATCTGGCCTTCAGCAGCCGCCGCAGGAGAAATCGTTTTTGAACTTCTTAAAAATATGGAAGTTCGGATTGACGCAGATATTGCAACCTGCCTTTTGACGGCAATCATGACTGATACCGGATCATTTAGGTTCAGTAATGTAACACCGCAAACCTTTCGAATTAGTGCGGAGCTTTTAGAAAAGGGTGCTTCGCCAAGCAAAATTGCCCATAATGTATATGAAAACCGGTCGCTATCGAGCACAAAACTTCTTGGAGCGGTGTTATCTTCACTGCAGACTACAGATTCAGGCCGTATCGCTTGGGCTTCAATCACACAAGAACAGCTTGCCACAATCCAAGCCTCAGAGGCGGAGACGGAGGGCGTTGTCAACTACATACGTTCAATACGCGGTGCTCAGGTTGGCGTCCTATTTCGTGAGTGCCCAGATGGCTCAACACGCGTAAGCTTGCGATCTCGTGACGGTTCCGACATAAGTCAGGTTGCCAGACTGTTCGGCGGTGGCGGACATAGAACCGCCGCTGGTTGTACTATCAACCATCCACTTGCTCATACACAGGAATTGGTGATAGACGCGGTTCGTAAATGGATGGGGTCTTAAATATAAACAAGCCTCAGGGTCCAACTTCACACGACGTTGTTGCACTAGTGAGGAGCATTTCAGGAGAAAAGCGAGTTGGTCATGCAGGCACGCTCGACCCAATGGCGTCGGGCGTGCTTCTTGTTTGTTTGGGAAACGCAGTAAGAATAATCGAGTACCTGGTAAATTTAAAAAAGGTCTATCGTGCCACTGCGGTCTTCGGGGCAGTTACAGACACGGAAGATGCCACGGGAAAGATAATAGAGGAATCGGATGCTTCATACGTAACTGAGGCAATGCTCCGCAGCACTCTTGAAAAGTTCACCGGAAAAATATTGCAAACTCCTCCAATGATTTCAGCAGTTCGATATAAAGGTCGAAAACTTTATGAGCTTGCGCGTGCCGGCAAGATTTTAGAAAGAAACCCGAGAATTGTTGAAATCTATTCATTGAAGTTAGTAGAGTTTCAACCAGGCAGAAAAGCTGAAGCAGTACTTGAAATAGAATGTTCAAAAGGAACCTATATACGGACACTTTGTGCGGATATCGGTCGTGAGCTTAGCTGTGGTGGGTACATGAAGTCTTTAATCCGCACCGCAATCGGGCATTTTAAAATTCAAGATAGTATTTCTCCTTCGGTTGTAGAAGAACTTGCAAGCGAAAGCAGACTTGGGGAAGTACTGTTTTCAATTGACGAAGCTTTGGCTGACATGCCTTCAGTAATAGTAAATGCTGAGGACGTTAACAGAATAGCTAATGGCGCGGTTGTATATTTAGAAAGACCAGTCGCAAATATATGCGAAGGCAATAATGTGAAAATAAAATCACCAGAAGGTTGCGTTATTGCAATTGGAACTGCGTCATGGTTGTCAGATGGAAAAATGCAAATAAAGCCCCTAAAAGTGTTTATTAAAAAGTAAGCTGGCGTTAAGTTGTTGGACGGAAAGTCGCCGTTGTTGCGCCAGCTGAAGTTTGATGAGCATCTTTTATTTCTTCTTTTAGTTTTACCACATATGCATGTCGAATGGGTCGCAATTAAGAGTCGGCGGAGTTTGTGTTGGATCGAGCGACCCCACTACGGTGAAGAAGCAATTTGGTATGGCGGCATGACCGGGTGAATATATTTTAACAGGCATGCCTGATCCGTCGTCGATAAAGAATTGATTATTATCAAAACCATCTTCTTGCACAACGCCCCACACCATAAATCTGTATCTTTGGCTTCCCTGATATGCGGCGGAGTTATAGATTCCGCGATTAGTAATACCGCAAACTGGCGGTGGAGGTCCTAATCGTTCAAAATCAAAGACTGTCTCGACGCCTTTGACGCCAATTACAAGCTTGTCGACATAAGCATCTATGCCACAAGATTCCCACCACCATGCACCGTATCTGCTGTCAATAGCTTTTCCTGCACCAATTTTAACGCTTAAACCTGTACCAGTGAGATTGCCAGTTGGGTAATCACCTACGGGGGGTACAACTATTCTCATAGGACTGGTTTCATTTCCATACCTGTTTATAAGCCAATCCCAGTTACCAAAATAGTTTGGGCTTGACGTATATATAAGCTCCCAATAACCTGTTGGCGACATTAGGTCCCATTCTTGCCATGTATTAAATTGAACATTTTGGTCGCCATTTCTCCCCCATGGGTAGAAGACAAAGCGTCTTTGCTGGGTAGTCGTACCACTGTCTGTTATAAGCTCTACCATTGGTGGCTGACCTCTGTTGTAGAGTCTTGATGAGACAAATGTCCATATCTTAAAGCTTGTTATTTCCTTAAGACTTACTCCCATAAAATCATTGGTTCCAATATAAACTTTGGAAAGGGGGTCGGAATCGCTGTAGAACGTTTGCATATGAAGAGACGAACTACCTGAAGGTGCTACTCCTGGCCCATCTACGAAATTGCATATTGGCGAAGTGTTTGCAGTTCCTTTTTGAATAGCAATTTTCCAACCGTTCATTGAATTGGGAGAAACCACGATTGTTTTTGCCTGGGCGGTAATGCTAATAGCTAAAATAGCAATTAATGTGATTGCAGCAAATCGAACAGAGCGCATTTCATACCCCCTAAAATGCAAATGGTGGAGGTGTTCTAAGTGTTGTTTACTGCTAAATACCCATTTTGTCAACCGGTCACACAATAAACAGGTACTTTTACTAGATGCGCCATTATCAAAATTGCATTTTCCTCTTGCTTTTCATTAGTGAATAAGTTATCCTATCGTTAATATCTGAACTCAAATTAATCGGACTGGAGTGAAGCG
It contains:
- the infB gene encoding translation initiation factor IF-2, encoding MSSVRIYELAKELGISNRELIAALADLGIEVKSHSSTIDEQSADLVTERIKKEQKAQKTQEKTAAKEHIETRKTEDIKKTEPATKKHEEKKPVPPKGKVELPQQATVRQLAELLKVQTADIQKALVKQGALVAVNQVVPPELAKKVVENLGFEVVLPPPPPPKQEVPSPSKPSEAKPVTAPPKLVTPPTKTEPEKPSKPLNLVPRPPIVTILGHVDHGKTTLLDAIRQTNVTDQEFGGITQHIGAYQVEVDGKKITFLDTPGHEAFTAMRARGAQVTDLAVLVVAADDGVMPQTIEAIDHARAAGVPILVAINKIDKPEANIDRTRQQLAEHGLVVEEWGGDTVAVQISAKEKQGLDELLEMIILVSELQELKADPNGPLDATVIEAKLDRGRGPVATVLVKSGTLKVGDSIVVGESYGKIKLMLDDRGHRISKAGPSTPVEIAGLSSVPEAGDKVEVVKDEKEARQIAESRIEEQREAKLAATQRVTLADLYRQLREGVVKELNVILKGDVQGSVEAISQSLNKLSTEDVRLNIIHTGVGNVTESDVLLASASNAVIIGFNVKIDPQAKRMAESEGIDVRLYRVIYELLDDVKSAMQGLLEPIKKEIIIGHAEVRATFKLPRGVVAGCYVTDGKMERGAEARILRNGKTLHTGRIASLRHLKEDVREMAAGFECGIIVDGFSEYEIGDVVEAYTIQEVTPG
- a CDS encoding DUF503 domain-containing protein; protein product: MIVGILTIDLLVVGSNSLKEKRHVVRSLLDNIRNKFNVSAAELDSLDSRRRAVIGVACISNDRAIANTMLNKALGLVESDPRAAIERSHLEFL
- the rbfA gene encoding 30S ribosome-binding factor RbfA, with the translated sequence MPDRLERVKELLKSEISEIIRREIKDPRLGFVTITDAEVSKDLRHAKIFISVLGDEQKKQETLNVLQSAAGFIRGEFGRHARMKIIPEITFKLDTTVERGARIFELLEQVKRDEEQPPSGN
- a CDS encoding bifunctional oligoribonuclease/PAP phosphatase NrnA codes for the protein MKSNLQAVTEILKSKKSFLIGGHVSPDGDSLGCMCALGIALERMEKKVVLLSADGVPELYSFLPISNKVIKTAPVRSCFEVGIVIDCEDISRLGQVEEAFRSCETIIEIDHHPNLDRNGNLQLIWPSAAAAGEIVFELLKNMEVRIDADIATCLLTAIMTDTGSFRFSNVTPQTFRISAELLEKGASPSKIAHNVYENRSLSSTKLLGAVLSSLQTTDSGRIAWASITQEQLATIQASEAETEGVVNYIRSIRGAQVGVLFRECPDGSTRVSLRSRDGSDISQVARLFGGGGHRTAAGCTINHPLAHTQELVIDAVRKWMGS
- the truB gene encoding tRNA pseudouridine(55) synthase TruB, which encodes MDGVLNINKPQGPTSHDVVALVRSISGEKRVGHAGTLDPMASGVLLVCLGNAVRIIEYLVNLKKVYRATAVFGAVTDTEDATGKIIEESDASYVTEAMLRSTLEKFTGKILQTPPMISAVRYKGRKLYELARAGKILERNPRIVEIYSLKLVEFQPGRKAEAVLEIECSKGTYIRTLCADIGRELSCGGYMKSLIRTAIGHFKIQDSISPSVVEELASESRLGEVLFSIDEALADMPSVIVNAEDVNRIANGAVVYLERPVANICEGNNVKIKSPEGCVIAIGTASWLSDGKMQIKPLKVFIKK